One Neodiprion pinetum isolate iyNeoPine1 chromosome 1, iyNeoPine1.2, whole genome shotgun sequence genomic window carries:
- the LOC124216662 gene encoding serine/arginine repetitive matrix protein 1 isoform X3 produces MVLASNKTHSNNKGENDDDDEDLEALRMAALQSLRTKNNLKPDLQVRSRAKINTPQIAQPCTFYKGQRPNRLTYRQPQLARQNGNLYFQKHRNPNLIAIVPVEEDILLSTEPLRKPQDIGSTMQNQTSDESKFCRYKDNASCSDEDDEGDRTGSTSAKLKVEPRQDRGVITISNELGDADNLSTHSESPQHSESDEKEEDDDDVLLMADLEEEDSLERLMDEMEKEMSIDKADMIEKMHPKIENRSTRDEEVSKKQQAKSKLELRRTNRSSSPLVHSSISSVLKNEPRPMSPYNASWPTHRRGSLSPKPRSRKKSPKRSPRRSPPRLTRKLQSDGGRDLRFRSPKKSPSHFSPRPRLSPRLSPRRSPRRSPLKRTPPRLSPRLSPRPKSPKTPPRCRSRSPGISLRLPRSRSPRSSPRRSPQSRLSPRKFSPRPRSPKLSPRLRSPRLTPRHLSPRPRSPKTSPRRMSPRLKTPRTSPRLSPRRLSPRVRSPRFSPHRRMSPQCKSPAVSPRRSPWSSPRNSPRLSPRRRKSPKELPRKIKPRSNTPCNRQSPLSKRGLSPSSKGKVPPVDLVKGRPKQKDESYEKVALVDTGKSTDGSVNDPVLEARRRKFESTKPIDPINENKKIKLSRKECRKKKSDLPHETQISTTNTRTPHKLSDGDCETIQNDLYLGVDFELEDLEEPVEDSPAATIASTINLCSEIEPAKLEREKLVKKKKKKDKELYQVHKTKGELPLSERIGKEKKCKKRKEATNDVPAENSETVFEDLIVEEEEGDLRTELSRRRAERLNRTGPLHQQSVRLVQSAFKGVVREVVKSNAKSIRKQLVKVDDKPNQNEVRRVTVLHRPVTEFRETEDESTVDSKVPIRFRLGLNKLGQDTRESKISRKNSKRQSRKVKHTNNLSSIDAEYLC; encoded by the exons ATGGTTCTTGCCTCAAATAAAACACATTCCAACAACAAGGGTGAAaacgatgatgacgacgaaGACTTGGAAGCGCTGCGGATGGCTGCACTTCAGTCGTTACGTACAAAGAATAATCTCAAACCAGACCTGCAAGTTCGGTCGCGTGCTAAAATAAATACCCCACAAATTGCACAACCATGTACATTTTATAAAGGGCAACGACCAAATAGACTGACCTACCGCCAGCCTCAATTAGCAAGACAAAATGGG AATCTATACTTTCAAAAGCACCGAAACCCAAACCTAATCGCCATAGTACCAGTCGAAGAAGACATTTTGTTGTCAACAGAACCTCTTAGGAAGCCACAGGATATAGGGTCAACTATGCAAAATCAGACATCTG ATGAATCAAAATTCTGTAGATATAAGGATAATGCCAGTTGTTCAGATGAAGACGATGAGGGAGATCGCACCGGCAGTACCTCAGCCAAACTTAAAGTAGAACCAAGGCAAGATAGAGGGGTTATTACAATTAGCAATGAGCTCGGTGATGCAGACAATTTGAGCACACATAGTGAAAGTCCACAGCATAGTGAGAGCGATGAAAAAGAGGAAGACGATGACGATGTGCTTTTGATGGCGGATCTGGAAGAGGAAGATAGCCTAGAACGACTGATGGATGAAATGGAGAAAGAAATGAGTATAGACAAGGCTGATATGATAGAAAAAATGCATCCAAAAATAGAGAACAGGAGTACTAGAGATGAGGAGGTGAGTAAAAAGCAACAGGCTAAATCGAAATTAGAACTAAGGAGGACAAACAGGAGTAGTAGTCCGTTGGTACACTCTTCAATTTCCAGTGTACTAAAAAACGAACCAAGACCTATGTCTCCTTACAATGCGAGCTGGCCTACGCACAGGCGTGGATCGTTATCCCCAAAACCACGATCTAGGAAAAAATCACCCAAACGTTCACCTAGAAGATCTCCTCCCAGACTAACTAGAAAACTCCAGAGTGATGGCGGAAGAGATTTGCGATTTAGATCTCCCAAGAAATCTCCATCCCATTTCTCACCAAGACCCAGATTGTCACCTAGACTCTCACCTAGAAGATCGCCCAGAAGGTCACCGCTGAAAAGAACCCCGCCGAGATTATCACCCAGGTTGTCTCCACGTCCTAAGTCACCGAAAACGCCTCCACGTTGCCGATCACGATCACCTGGAATATCGCTGCGTCTGCCACGTTCTAGATCACCCAGGTCGTCTCCACGACGATCACCTCAGAGTCGATTGTCGCctcggaaattttcgccaagaCCAAGGTCTCCGAAACTCTCTCCCCGGCTCAGATCGCCACGGTTGACACCGCGTCACTTGTCACCGCGACCTAGGTCACCTAAAACGTCGCCACGGCGAATGTCTCCAAGATTGAAAACCCCTAGAACATCGCCAAGACTGTCTCCAAGACGATTATCACCAAGAGTAAGATCACCACGTTTTTCACCACATCGAAGAATGTCCCCTCAATGTAAGTCACCTGCAGTATCGCCACGTAGGTCGCCGTGGTCCTCTCCGCGAAATTCACCTCGCCTTTCCCCACGGAGAAGAAAATCGCCTAAAGAATTGCCAAGAAAGATAAAACCCCGATCTAACACTCCGTGCAATCGCCAGAGTCCGCTCTCAAAAAGAGGGTTATCACCATCTTCCAAGGGTAAAGTCCCACCGGTTGATCTCGTCAAAGGTAGGCCAAAACAAAAAGATGAGTCTTATGAAAAGGTTGCCCTAGTAGATACAGGGAAGAGCACAGATGGCAGTGTTAACGATCCCGTACTGGAAGCTAGACGGAGAAAATTTGAGTCAACCAAGCCAATAGATCCTAtcaatgagaataaaaaaattaaactgagTAGGAAAGAATGCAGAAAGAAGAAATCAGATCTCCCACATGAGACCCAAATCAGTACAACCAATACACGCACTCCACACAAATTGAGTGATGGTGACTGCGAGACGATACAGAATGACCTGTACCTGGGAGTTGACTTTGAGTTGGAAGATTTGGAAGAACCGGTTGAAGACTCACCTGCAGCAACTATTGCCAGTACAATCAATTTGTGCAGTGAAATAGAGCCTGCAAAGTTGGAACGAGAGAAGCttgtgaagaagaaaaaaaagaaagataaggAACTTTATCAGGTTCACAAAACAAAGGGTGAGTTGCCACTGTCGGAGCGTATtgggaaggaaaaaaagtgtAAGAAACGTAAGGAGGCGACCAATGATGTTCCAGCTGAAAATTCAGAGACTGTTTTTGAAGACCTCATAGTTGAGGAAGAAGAGGGAGACTTGCGAACCGAGCTAAGCAGGAGGCGAGCAGAAAGATTGAATAGAACTGGACCACTTCATCAGCAATCAGTTCGACTTGTTCAATCTGCATTCAAGGGCGTGGTTCGCGA AGTTGTGAAGAGTAATGCCAAGAGTATTCGAAAACAGCTAGTCAAAGTAGATGATAAAC CAAATCAAAACGAAGTGAGACGAGTGACTGTACTTCACAGACCAGTAACAGAGTTTCGTGAGACCGAAG ATGAGTCAACTGTCGATTCAAAGGTTCCTATCCGCTTCAGATTAGGCCTGAACAAATTGGGGCAGGACACTAGAGAATCCAAGATATCGCGGAAGAATTCCAAGAGACAAAGTCGCAAGGTAAAACACACAAACAATTTATCTTCGATAGATGCAGAATATTTATGTTAA
- the LOC124216662 gene encoding serine/arginine repetitive matrix protein 1 isoform X1: MCASNRGVHLENLAFFRSCTPQNMDYRQKMVLASNKTHSNNKGENDDDDEDLEALRMAALQSLRTKNNLKPDLQVRSRAKINTPQIAQPCTFYKGQRPNRLTYRQPQLARQNGNLYFQKHRNPNLIAIVPVEEDILLSTEPLRKPQDIGSTMQNQTSDESKFCRYKDNASCSDEDDEGDRTGSTSAKLKVEPRQDRGVITISNELGDADNLSTHSESPQHSESDEKEEDDDDVLLMADLEEEDSLERLMDEMEKEMSIDKADMIEKMHPKIENRSTRDEEVSKKQQAKSKLELRRTNRSSSPLVHSSISSVLKNEPRPMSPYNASWPTHRRGSLSPKPRSRKKSPKRSPRRSPPRLTRKLQSDGGRDLRFRSPKKSPSHFSPRPRLSPRLSPRRSPRRSPLKRTPPRLSPRLSPRPKSPKTPPRCRSRSPGISLRLPRSRSPRSSPRRSPQSRLSPRKFSPRPRSPKLSPRLRSPRLTPRHLSPRPRSPKTSPRRMSPRLKTPRTSPRLSPRRLSPRVRSPRFSPHRRMSPQCKSPAVSPRRSPWSSPRNSPRLSPRRRKSPKELPRKIKPRSNTPCNRQSPLSKRGLSPSSKGKVPPVDLVKGRPKQKDESYEKVALVDTGKSTDGSVNDPVLEARRRKFESTKPIDPINENKKIKLSRKECRKKKSDLPHETQISTTNTRTPHKLSDGDCETIQNDLYLGVDFELEDLEEPVEDSPAATIASTINLCSEIEPAKLEREKLVKKKKKKDKELYQVHKTKGELPLSERIGKEKKCKKRKEATNDVPAENSETVFEDLIVEEEEGDLRTELSRRRAERLNRTGPLHQQSVRLVQSAFKGVVREVVKSNAKSIRKQLVKVDDKPNQNEVRRVTVLHRPVTEFRETEDESTVDSKVPIRFRLGLNKLGQDTRESKISRKNSKRQSRKVKHTNNLSSIDAEYLC; the protein is encoded by the exons ATGGTTCTTGCCTCAAATAAAACACATTCCAACAACAAGGGTGAAaacgatgatgacgacgaaGACTTGGAAGCGCTGCGGATGGCTGCACTTCAGTCGTTACGTACAAAGAATAATCTCAAACCAGACCTGCAAGTTCGGTCGCGTGCTAAAATAAATACCCCACAAATTGCACAACCATGTACATTTTATAAAGGGCAACGACCAAATAGACTGACCTACCGCCAGCCTCAATTAGCAAGACAAAATGGG AATCTATACTTTCAAAAGCACCGAAACCCAAACCTAATCGCCATAGTACCAGTCGAAGAAGACATTTTGTTGTCAACAGAACCTCTTAGGAAGCCACAGGATATAGGGTCAACTATGCAAAATCAGACATCTG ATGAATCAAAATTCTGTAGATATAAGGATAATGCCAGTTGTTCAGATGAAGACGATGAGGGAGATCGCACCGGCAGTACCTCAGCCAAACTTAAAGTAGAACCAAGGCAAGATAGAGGGGTTATTACAATTAGCAATGAGCTCGGTGATGCAGACAATTTGAGCACACATAGTGAAAGTCCACAGCATAGTGAGAGCGATGAAAAAGAGGAAGACGATGACGATGTGCTTTTGATGGCGGATCTGGAAGAGGAAGATAGCCTAGAACGACTGATGGATGAAATGGAGAAAGAAATGAGTATAGACAAGGCTGATATGATAGAAAAAATGCATCCAAAAATAGAGAACAGGAGTACTAGAGATGAGGAGGTGAGTAAAAAGCAACAGGCTAAATCGAAATTAGAACTAAGGAGGACAAACAGGAGTAGTAGTCCGTTGGTACACTCTTCAATTTCCAGTGTACTAAAAAACGAACCAAGACCTATGTCTCCTTACAATGCGAGCTGGCCTACGCACAGGCGTGGATCGTTATCCCCAAAACCACGATCTAGGAAAAAATCACCCAAACGTTCACCTAGAAGATCTCCTCCCAGACTAACTAGAAAACTCCAGAGTGATGGCGGAAGAGATTTGCGATTTAGATCTCCCAAGAAATCTCCATCCCATTTCTCACCAAGACCCAGATTGTCACCTAGACTCTCACCTAGAAGATCGCCCAGAAGGTCACCGCTGAAAAGAACCCCGCCGAGATTATCACCCAGGTTGTCTCCACGTCCTAAGTCACCGAAAACGCCTCCACGTTGCCGATCACGATCACCTGGAATATCGCTGCGTCTGCCACGTTCTAGATCACCCAGGTCGTCTCCACGACGATCACCTCAGAGTCGATTGTCGCctcggaaattttcgccaagaCCAAGGTCTCCGAAACTCTCTCCCCGGCTCAGATCGCCACGGTTGACACCGCGTCACTTGTCACCGCGACCTAGGTCACCTAAAACGTCGCCACGGCGAATGTCTCCAAGATTGAAAACCCCTAGAACATCGCCAAGACTGTCTCCAAGACGATTATCACCAAGAGTAAGATCACCACGTTTTTCACCACATCGAAGAATGTCCCCTCAATGTAAGTCACCTGCAGTATCGCCACGTAGGTCGCCGTGGTCCTCTCCGCGAAATTCACCTCGCCTTTCCCCACGGAGAAGAAAATCGCCTAAAGAATTGCCAAGAAAGATAAAACCCCGATCTAACACTCCGTGCAATCGCCAGAGTCCGCTCTCAAAAAGAGGGTTATCACCATCTTCCAAGGGTAAAGTCCCACCGGTTGATCTCGTCAAAGGTAGGCCAAAACAAAAAGATGAGTCTTATGAAAAGGTTGCCCTAGTAGATACAGGGAAGAGCACAGATGGCAGTGTTAACGATCCCGTACTGGAAGCTAGACGGAGAAAATTTGAGTCAACCAAGCCAATAGATCCTAtcaatgagaataaaaaaattaaactgagTAGGAAAGAATGCAGAAAGAAGAAATCAGATCTCCCACATGAGACCCAAATCAGTACAACCAATACACGCACTCCACACAAATTGAGTGATGGTGACTGCGAGACGATACAGAATGACCTGTACCTGGGAGTTGACTTTGAGTTGGAAGATTTGGAAGAACCGGTTGAAGACTCACCTGCAGCAACTATTGCCAGTACAATCAATTTGTGCAGTGAAATAGAGCCTGCAAAGTTGGAACGAGAGAAGCttgtgaagaagaaaaaaaagaaagataaggAACTTTATCAGGTTCACAAAACAAAGGGTGAGTTGCCACTGTCGGAGCGTATtgggaaggaaaaaaagtgtAAGAAACGTAAGGAGGCGACCAATGATGTTCCAGCTGAAAATTCAGAGACTGTTTTTGAAGACCTCATAGTTGAGGAAGAAGAGGGAGACTTGCGAACCGAGCTAAGCAGGAGGCGAGCAGAAAGATTGAATAGAACTGGACCACTTCATCAGCAATCAGTTCGACTTGTTCAATCTGCATTCAAGGGCGTGGTTCGCGA AGTTGTGAAGAGTAATGCCAAGAGTATTCGAAAACAGCTAGTCAAAGTAGATGATAAAC CAAATCAAAACGAAGTGAGACGAGTGACTGTACTTCACAGACCAGTAACAGAGTTTCGTGAGACCGAAG ATGAGTCAACTGTCGATTCAAAGGTTCCTATCCGCTTCAGATTAGGCCTGAACAAATTGGGGCAGGACACTAGAGAATCCAAGATATCGCGGAAGAATTCCAAGAGACAAAGTCGCAAGGTAAAACACACAAACAATTTATCTTCGATAGATGCAGAATATTTATGTTAA
- the LOC124216662 gene encoding serine/arginine repetitive matrix protein 1 isoform X2: protein MCASNRGVHLENLAFFRSCTPQNMDYRQKMVLASNKTHSNNKGENDDDDEDLEALRMAALQSLRTKNNLKPDLQVRSRAKINTPQIAQPCTFYKGQRPNRLTYRQPQLARQNGNLYFQKHRNPNLIAIVPVEEDILLSTEPLRKPQDIGSTMQNQTSDESKFCRYKDNASCSDEDDEGDRTGSTSAKLKVEPRQDRGVITISNELGDADNLSTHSESPQHSESDEKEEDDDDVLLMADLEEEDSLERLMDEMEKEMSIDKADMIEKMHPKIENRSTRDEEVSKKQQAKSKLELRRTNRSSSPLVHSSISSVLKNEPRPMSPYNASWPTHRRGSLSPKPRSRKKSPKRSPRRSPPRLTRKLQSDGGRDLRFRSPKKSPSHFSPRPRLSPRLSPRRSPRRSPLKRTPPRLSPRLSPRPKSPKTPPRCRSRSPGISLRLPRSRSPRSSPRRSPQSRLSPRKFSPRPRSPKLSPRLRSPRLTPRHLSPRPRSPKTSPRRMSPRLKTPRTSPRLSPRRLSPRVRSPRFSPHRRMSPQCKSPAVSPRRSPWSSPRNSPRLSPRRRKSPKELPRKIKPRSNTPCNRQSPLSKRGLSPSSKGKVPPVDLVKGRPKQKDESYEKVALVDTGKSTDGSVNDPVLEARRRKFESTKPIDPINENKKIKLSRKECRKKKSDLPHETQISTTNTRTPHKLSDGDCETIQNDLYLGVDFELEDLEEPVEDSPAATIASTINLCSEIEPAKLEREKLVKKKKKKDKELYQVHKTKGELPLSERIGKEKKCKKRKEATNDVPAENSETVFEDLIVEEEEGDLRTELSRRRAERLNRTGPLHQQSVRLVQSAFKGVVREVVKSNAKSIRKQLVKVDDKPNQNEVRRVTVLHRPVTEFRETEDESTVDSKVPIRFRLGLNKLGQDTRESKISRKNSKRQSRKE, encoded by the exons ATGGTTCTTGCCTCAAATAAAACACATTCCAACAACAAGGGTGAAaacgatgatgacgacgaaGACTTGGAAGCGCTGCGGATGGCTGCACTTCAGTCGTTACGTACAAAGAATAATCTCAAACCAGACCTGCAAGTTCGGTCGCGTGCTAAAATAAATACCCCACAAATTGCACAACCATGTACATTTTATAAAGGGCAACGACCAAATAGACTGACCTACCGCCAGCCTCAATTAGCAAGACAAAATGGG AATCTATACTTTCAAAAGCACCGAAACCCAAACCTAATCGCCATAGTACCAGTCGAAGAAGACATTTTGTTGTCAACAGAACCTCTTAGGAAGCCACAGGATATAGGGTCAACTATGCAAAATCAGACATCTG ATGAATCAAAATTCTGTAGATATAAGGATAATGCCAGTTGTTCAGATGAAGACGATGAGGGAGATCGCACCGGCAGTACCTCAGCCAAACTTAAAGTAGAACCAAGGCAAGATAGAGGGGTTATTACAATTAGCAATGAGCTCGGTGATGCAGACAATTTGAGCACACATAGTGAAAGTCCACAGCATAGTGAGAGCGATGAAAAAGAGGAAGACGATGACGATGTGCTTTTGATGGCGGATCTGGAAGAGGAAGATAGCCTAGAACGACTGATGGATGAAATGGAGAAAGAAATGAGTATAGACAAGGCTGATATGATAGAAAAAATGCATCCAAAAATAGAGAACAGGAGTACTAGAGATGAGGAGGTGAGTAAAAAGCAACAGGCTAAATCGAAATTAGAACTAAGGAGGACAAACAGGAGTAGTAGTCCGTTGGTACACTCTTCAATTTCCAGTGTACTAAAAAACGAACCAAGACCTATGTCTCCTTACAATGCGAGCTGGCCTACGCACAGGCGTGGATCGTTATCCCCAAAACCACGATCTAGGAAAAAATCACCCAAACGTTCACCTAGAAGATCTCCTCCCAGACTAACTAGAAAACTCCAGAGTGATGGCGGAAGAGATTTGCGATTTAGATCTCCCAAGAAATCTCCATCCCATTTCTCACCAAGACCCAGATTGTCACCTAGACTCTCACCTAGAAGATCGCCCAGAAGGTCACCGCTGAAAAGAACCCCGCCGAGATTATCACCCAGGTTGTCTCCACGTCCTAAGTCACCGAAAACGCCTCCACGTTGCCGATCACGATCACCTGGAATATCGCTGCGTCTGCCACGTTCTAGATCACCCAGGTCGTCTCCACGACGATCACCTCAGAGTCGATTGTCGCctcggaaattttcgccaagaCCAAGGTCTCCGAAACTCTCTCCCCGGCTCAGATCGCCACGGTTGACACCGCGTCACTTGTCACCGCGACCTAGGTCACCTAAAACGTCGCCACGGCGAATGTCTCCAAGATTGAAAACCCCTAGAACATCGCCAAGACTGTCTCCAAGACGATTATCACCAAGAGTAAGATCACCACGTTTTTCACCACATCGAAGAATGTCCCCTCAATGTAAGTCACCTGCAGTATCGCCACGTAGGTCGCCGTGGTCCTCTCCGCGAAATTCACCTCGCCTTTCCCCACGGAGAAGAAAATCGCCTAAAGAATTGCCAAGAAAGATAAAACCCCGATCTAACACTCCGTGCAATCGCCAGAGTCCGCTCTCAAAAAGAGGGTTATCACCATCTTCCAAGGGTAAAGTCCCACCGGTTGATCTCGTCAAAGGTAGGCCAAAACAAAAAGATGAGTCTTATGAAAAGGTTGCCCTAGTAGATACAGGGAAGAGCACAGATGGCAGTGTTAACGATCCCGTACTGGAAGCTAGACGGAGAAAATTTGAGTCAACCAAGCCAATAGATCCTAtcaatgagaataaaaaaattaaactgagTAGGAAAGAATGCAGAAAGAAGAAATCAGATCTCCCACATGAGACCCAAATCAGTACAACCAATACACGCACTCCACACAAATTGAGTGATGGTGACTGCGAGACGATACAGAATGACCTGTACCTGGGAGTTGACTTTGAGTTGGAAGATTTGGAAGAACCGGTTGAAGACTCACCTGCAGCAACTATTGCCAGTACAATCAATTTGTGCAGTGAAATAGAGCCTGCAAAGTTGGAACGAGAGAAGCttgtgaagaagaaaaaaaagaaagataaggAACTTTATCAGGTTCACAAAACAAAGGGTGAGTTGCCACTGTCGGAGCGTATtgggaaggaaaaaaagtgtAAGAAACGTAAGGAGGCGACCAATGATGTTCCAGCTGAAAATTCAGAGACTGTTTTTGAAGACCTCATAGTTGAGGAAGAAGAGGGAGACTTGCGAACCGAGCTAAGCAGGAGGCGAGCAGAAAGATTGAATAGAACTGGACCACTTCATCAGCAATCAGTTCGACTTGTTCAATCTGCATTCAAGGGCGTGGTTCGCGA AGTTGTGAAGAGTAATGCCAAGAGTATTCGAAAACAGCTAGTCAAAGTAGATGATAAAC CAAATCAAAACGAAGTGAGACGAGTGACTGTACTTCACAGACCAGTAACAGAGTTTCGTGAGACCGAAG ATGAGTCAACTGTCGATTCAAAGGTTCCTATCCGCTTCAGATTAGGCCTGAACAAATTGGGGCAGGACACTAGAGAATCCAAGATATCGCGGAAGAATTCCAAGAGACAAAGTCGCAAG GAATAA